The Salvelinus namaycush isolate Seneca chromosome 1, SaNama_1.0, whole genome shotgun sequence genome has a window encoding:
- the LOC120017676 gene encoding rho-related BTB domain-containing protein 2-like: MDSDMDYERPNVETIKCVVVGDNAVGKTRLICARACNATLTQYQLLATHVPTVWAIDQYRVCQEVLERSRDVVDDVSVSLRLWDTFGDHHKDRRFAYGRSDVVVLCFSIANPNSLYHVKTMWYPEIKHFCPRAPVILVGCQLDLRYADLEAVNRARRPLARPIKYNEILPPERGREVAKELGVPYYETSVVAQFGVKDVFDNAIRAALISRRHLQFWKSHLRNVQRSLLQAPFLPPKPPPPIITVPPPPTTTEEHPGRLLEDPLCSDVILVLQEKQRIFAHKIYLATSSSKFYDLFILDARSEETERPPRATALSGREMLMRAASFDVCESPDEGDRANLRACTSDGTLRDSEGGRRGRLLSTWSRAFVSIQEEMVDDPVTYSPRPMTVVHMDQSMQLGPFRAVLRYLYTGQLDEHEKELMHIAHIAELLEVFDLRMMVANILNNEAFMNQEITKAFHVRRTNRVKECLAKGTFSDVVFKLDDGTIMAHKPLLISSCDWMAAMFGGPFVESCTKEVLFPNTTRSCMRAVLEYLYTGRFCSRTDLDAMELIVLANRLCLPHLVALTELYTVTVLMEAAMMGADIDGDVLLYLEMAQFHCAQQLTGWCLHHICTNYNSVCRKFPRDMKATSTDNQDYFEKHRWPPVWFLKEDDHYQRARKERDKEDYLYQRRQCKRKWLFWNFPSTPSANSASSGSNAVV; encoded by the exons ATGGATTCTGACATGGACTATGAGAGGCCAAATGTTGAGACTATCAAGTGTGTGGTGGTAGGGGACAACGCTGTTGGGAAGACCCGCCTTATCTGTGCCCGGGCCTGTAATGCCACACTCACTCAGTACCAATTGCTTGCTACACATGTACCCACTGTCTGGGCCATAGACCAGTACAGAGTTTGCCAGGAG GTTCTGGAGCGATCTAGGGATGTGGTGGATGACGTCAGTGTGTCGCTGCGGCTCTGGGACACGTTCGGGGACCATCACAAGGACCGACGCTTTGCGTATGGAAG GTCGGATGTGGTGGTTCTGTGTTTCTCCATCGCCAACCCCAACTCCTTGTACCATGTGAAGACCATGTGGTACCCTGAGATCAAACATTTCTGCCCCCGGGCTCCAGTCATCCTGGTGGGCTGCCAGCTGGACCTGCGCTACGCTGACCTGGAGGCAGTCAACAGGGCACGACGGCCACTAGCAAG ACCCATTAAATACAATGAGATTCTGCCTCCAGAGAGGGGCCGTGAAGTGGCCAAAGAGCTGGGAGTGCCGTACTATGAGACCAGCGTTGTGGCTCAGTTTGGAGTAAAGGACGTATTTGATAACGCCATCCGGGCCGCCCTAATCTCACGACGCCACCTGCAGTTCTGGAAGTCACACCTGCGCAATGTGCAGCGGTCCCTCCTCCAGGCCCCCTTCCTGCCTCCCAAACCCCCACCACCCATCATCACTGTGCCACCTCCCCCCACCACCACTGAGGAACATCCTGGCCGTCTTCTAGAGGACCCCCTGTGTTCCGATGTCATCCTGGTCCTACAGGAGAAGCAGAGAATCTTCGCCCACAAGATCTACTTGGCCACGTCCTCCTCCAAGTTCTATGACCTCTTCATCCTGGACGCCCGGTCTGAGGAGACTGAGCGGCCCCCGCGCGCCACCGCTCTGTCTGGCCGTGAGATGCTGATGCGTGCTGCCAGCTTTGATGTGTGTGAGAGCCCTGACGAAGGTGACAGGGCCAACCTGCGGGCCTGCACCAGTGACGGCACCCTGAGGGACTCTGAAGGGGGCCGGAGGGGCAGACTGCTGTCTACCTGGAGCAGGGCTTTTGTCAGCATCCAGGAGGAGATGGTGGATGACCCAGTGACCTACAGCCCCAGGCCTATGACCGTGGTGCACATGGACCAGTCCATGCAGCTGGGGCCCTTCCGCGCTGTGCTGCGCTACCTGTACACTGGTCAGCTGGACGAGCACGAGAAGGAGCTAATGCACATCGCACACATTGCTGAGCTGCTGGAGGTCTTTGACCTGCGCATGATGGTGGCCAATATCCTTAACAACGAGGCCTTCATGAACCAGGAAATCACCAAAGCCTTTCATGTACGGCGCACCAACAGAGTCAAAGAGTGCCTGGCCAAAGGCACCTTTTCTG ATGTAGTGTTCAAGCTGGATGATGGAACGATCATGGCCCATAAGCCCCTGCTCATCTCCAGCTGTGACTGGATGGCAGCTATGTTTGGGGGGCCCTTTGTGGAGAGCTGCACCAAAGAA GTGCTGTTTCCTAACACGACTCGCAGCTGTATGAGGGCTGTGCTGGAGTACCTGTACACTGGGCGCTTCTGTTCCCGCACTGACCTGGATGCCATGGAGCTCATTGTTCTTGCCAACCGTCTTTGCCTCCCACACCTAGTTGCACTAACAG AACTCTACACAGTGACAGTCCTGATGGAGGCTGCTATGATGGGGGCTGATATTGACGGAGATGTGCTGTTATACCTGGAGATGGCTCAG TTCCATTGTGCCCAACAGCTAACTGGCTGGTGCCTTCACCACATCTGCACCAACTATAATAGTGTGTGCCGCAAGTTTCCTCGAGACATGAAGGCCACGTCTACAG ACAACCAGGACTACTTTGAGAAGCACCGCTGGCCACCAGTGTGGTTCCTGAAGGAGGATGACCACTACCAGAGAGCAAGGAAGGAGCGGGACAAGGAGGACTACCTGTACCAGAGGAGGCAGTGTAAACGCAAGTGGCTCTTCTGGAACTTTCCCTCTACTCCCTCTGCCAACTCCGCCTCTTCTGGTTCCAATGCTGTCGTCTGA